The region ACGGACGCTTGGGGTCCTTGAGGCCTGCCCGCGTGCGCCGGATGGCCCTGGAGACGGCCTCGAGAGCCTCCTGCTGGCCGATGACGCGCTTGTGCAGCTCGTCTTCCATCCGCAGGAGCTTGGCGGACTCCTCCTCGGTGAGGCGGTGGACGGGGATGCCGGTCCAGATGCCCAGGACCTCCGCAACCTCCTCCTCGCCGATCACGCCGTGGAACTCGCCTTCGCCGGTCTTCCACGCCTTCTCGCGCTCGCGACGGTCCTCCTGCATGGCCTTCACGGACTCGCGCAGGTTCGCCGCCTCCTCGAAGTCCTGGCGCTGGATCGCCGAGTCCTTCTCGGCCTCCGTCGCGGCGATGCGGTCGTCGATCTCCTTGATCTCGGGAGGAAGCGACAGGCGCCGCATGCGCATCCGGGAGCCGGACTCGTCGATGAGGTCGATCGCCTTGTCGGGCAGGAACCGGTCGGTGATGTAGCGGTCGGCGAGGTTGGCCGAGGCCACGATCCCCTCATCGGTGATCACGACCTTGTGGTGCTGCTCGTAACGCTCCCTGAGACCCTTGAGGATCTCGATCGTGTCCGCCACGGTGGGCTCGGACACCTGGATCGGCTGAAAGCGCCTCTCCAGAGCAGCGTCCTTCTCGAGGTGCTTGCGGTACTCGGCCAGCGTGGTCGCCCCGATCGTCTGCAGCTCTCCGCGGGCCAGCATCGGCTTGAGGATCGAGGCGGCGTCGATCGCTCCCTCCGCGGCCCCCGCGCCGACGAGCGTGTGCAGCTCGTCGATGAAAAGGACGATGTCGCCGCGCTGCTTGATCTCTTTGAGAACCTTCTTCAGCCGCTCCTCGAAGTCTCCCCGGTAACGGGAGCCCGCGACGAGGGCGCCGAGGTCCAGCGTGTAGATCTGCTTGCCCTTGAGCGTCTCCGGGACCTCCTGGCGCACGATGCGCTGCGCCAGGCCTTCGACGATCGCGGTCTTGCCCACGCCGGGCTCACCGATGAGGACGGGGTTGTTCTTCGTCCGCCGGGATAGCACCTGCATGACCCGCTCGATCTCCTTTTCGCGACCGATGACCGGGTCGAGCTTGGTCTGGGCCGCCAGAGCGGTGAGGTTGCGGCCGAACTGGTCCAG is a window of Actinomycetota bacterium DNA encoding:
- a CDS encoding ATP-dependent Clp protease ATP-binding subunit, with the protein product LDQFGRNLTALAAQTKLDPVIGREKEIERVMQVLSRRTKNNPVLIGEPGVGKTAIVEGLAQRIVRQEVPETLKGKQIYTLDLGALVAGSRYRGDFEERLKKVLKEIKQRGDIVLFIDELHTLVGAGAAEGAIDAASILKPMLARGELQTIGATTLAEYRKHLEKDAALERRFQPIQVSEPTVADTIEILKGLRERYEQHHKVVITDEGIVASANLADRYITDRFLPDKAIDLIDESGSRMRMRRLSLPPEIKEIDDRIAATEAEKDSAIQRQDFEEAANLRESVKAMQEDRREREKAWKTGEGEFHGVIGEEEVAEVLGIWTGIPVHRLTEEESAKLLRMEDELHKRVIGQQEALEAVSRAIRRTRAGLKDPKRPSGSFIFLGPSGVGKTELAKTLAEFLFGDEDALITLDMSEYMEKHTVSRLVGSPPGYVGYEEGGQLTEQVRRRPYSVVLFDEIEKAHFDVFNVMLQILEDGRLTDAQGHHVDFKNTVIIMTSNLGTRDVARSRGIGFSNQADGEISYDRMKEKVMSELKHSFRPELLNRIDEVIVFHPLSKPEVTSIVDLMIKRVREQLASRGLSLELTEPAKLLLAEKGYDPALGARPLRRTIQRLVEDPLSEKVLWKEFRAGQVVVVDAQNDEIVFTARDGETIEAPEPVELAAPAASTEG